In Saccharicrinis fermentans DSM 9555 = JCM 21142, a genomic segment contains:
- a CDS encoding DUF417 family protein: MKNFISIQLKAVGIFLLRYGLGLVLIWLGYLKFKNAEAEYTHQLISGGYLSVVLQYLTPYVLNHIVAYFQMLVGLSILMKPIFRTLSFWGGLMAAIMFLFSISFLLTSSVVWETGYGFPELSKVGQTILKDVVLFGAAAWCVGDSM, from the coding sequence ATGAAAAACTTTATAAGCATACAATTAAAGGCTGTGGGCATTTTTTTATTGCGTTATGGTTTAGGGCTGGTATTAATATGGTTAGGATACCTGAAATTTAAAAATGCAGAGGCCGAATATACGCATCAGCTGATATCCGGAGGTTATTTGTCAGTGGTGCTTCAGTATTTAACGCCTTATGTTTTAAATCATATTGTGGCCTATTTTCAAATGTTGGTAGGTTTGTCTATTCTGATGAAACCCATATTCCGAACATTGTCGTTTTGGGGAGGTTTGATGGCAGCCATCATGTTTTTATTTAGTATATCCTTTTTGCTTACTTCATCGGTGGTATGGGAAACAGGATATGGTTTTCCGGAGCTATCTAAAGTGGGGCAAACCATACTGAAGGATGTTGTTTTGTTTGGTGCTGCGGCATGGTGTGTGGGCGATAGTATGTGA
- a CDS encoding DUF4271 domain-containing protein produces MENISINHIILYQDSAKVNSKTISIEIPTENQVKVDAPQTVAEIPAVPKRFQKTQKTNQPSKKIFIPSVEDSIAFNLKTRVRQEQGILSNTVVRDFLDPMPQSNKLWVMPGVRRDSVTYQVSVTESKLADEDVTTDNTVSVSQADSLKPLAIADTIMQEHDVVSGERIDQKELVTETAVRETEHQFFREKGYAKDVLTGLLILSVTIAGVIRLANYRYMRELFSSVIFSQFARKMIKSESLRNQKAAFALSGLFLFNTSLFIYEYVSYHQVSTILNKGLLLIPLAMAVIFGFGLVKGLLYRLVAYVFDCKSETSEYIFYMRLHDKIFGLVMIPVILVIPYIDVSGLPALFNFGIGIYVLLYLVQLFRGFAIILKNVASLFYMFLYLCALEILPLIIMYNILID; encoded by the coding sequence ATGGAAAACATAAGTATCAACCATATTATACTATACCAGGATTCGGCAAAAGTGAATAGTAAAACTATTTCCATTGAGATACCGACCGAAAATCAGGTTAAAGTTGATGCTCCCCAGACGGTGGCCGAAATTCCTGCGGTTCCGAAACGTTTTCAAAAAACGCAAAAAACAAACCAGCCTTCGAAGAAGATTTTTATACCCTCGGTAGAGGATTCCATTGCCTTTAATTTAAAAACCCGGGTGAGACAGGAACAAGGGATACTCAGTAATACGGTGGTTCGTGATTTTCTGGATCCCATGCCTCAAAGCAACAAGTTGTGGGTGATGCCTGGTGTGCGTCGTGATTCTGTTACTTATCAAGTGAGCGTGACGGAATCCAAACTGGCCGACGAGGATGTCACGACTGATAACACAGTTAGTGTGTCGCAAGCAGATAGCTTGAAGCCTCTTGCCATCGCAGATACGATCATGCAGGAACATGACGTTGTGTCGGGGGAGCGCATTGATCAAAAGGAATTGGTAACAGAGACGGCTGTGCGAGAAACCGAGCACCAGTTTTTTAGGGAGAAGGGATATGCCAAGGATGTGCTAACGGGTCTGTTGATATTGTCGGTGACTATAGCAGGTGTGATACGTTTGGCTAATTACAGATATATGCGAGAGCTGTTTTCCTCCGTAATATTTAGTCAATTTGCACGTAAAATGATAAAATCAGAGAGTCTTAGAAACCAAAAAGCTGCTTTTGCCCTCAGTGGACTCTTTTTGTTTAATACCTCTCTTTTTATTTATGAATATGTCAGTTATCATCAAGTAAGTACTATACTTAACAAAGGTTTGCTGTTGATTCCTTTGGCTATGGCAGTGATTTTTGGCTTTGGTTTGGTGAAGGGGCTCTTGTATCGTCTTGTGGCTTATGTGTTTGACTGTAAAAGTGAAACGTCGGAATATATTTTCTATATGAGACTCCATGATAAGATCTTTGGATTGGTGATGATACCTGTTATCCTAGTTATACCATATATTGATGTGAGTGGGCTGCCAGCACTGTTTAATTTTGGGATAGGAATCTATGTATTATTGTATTTGGTACAATTATTTAGAGGTTTTGCAATTATTTTAAAAAATGTGGCATCATTATTTTACATGTTTTTGTATCTTTGTGCCCTAGAAATTTTACCTTTAATTATTATGTATAATATACTAATTGATTAG
- a CDS encoding LOG family protein, whose amino-acid sequence MGKKVCVFCASSSKIDRVYMDAAVELGKVLVKEGLGIKYGGGGLGLMGAVADSVLACGGEVTGVIPRFMVEVEWEHKGVKDMVHVDTMAQRKELLVKEVEAVITLPGGTGTMEELFEVLSSKKLGLFNKPVVLLNTKGFFDPLIQMIRKMIDQNFMREEHGTLWTVINEPGDVMKAIKNSRKWPDDPMKIATF is encoded by the coding sequence ATGGGTAAAAAAGTATGTGTTTTCTGTGCGTCCAGTTCAAAGATAGATCGAGTATATATGGATGCCGCAGTTGAGTTGGGGAAAGTGTTGGTGAAAGAAGGTTTGGGTATCAAATATGGTGGTGGAGGCCTTGGCTTAATGGGTGCTGTAGCTGATAGCGTGCTTGCTTGTGGTGGTGAGGTTACGGGTGTTATTCCTCGTTTTATGGTTGAAGTAGAGTGGGAACATAAGGGAGTAAAAGATATGGTGCATGTGGATACCATGGCACAGCGAAAGGAGCTCTTGGTCAAAGAGGTGGAGGCTGTTATTACGCTTCCGGGTGGCACAGGTACGATGGAAGAACTGTTTGAAGTGTTATCTAGTAAAAAATTAGGGTTGTTTAATAAGCCGGTGGTGCTTTTGAATACCAAGGGCTTTTTTGATCCTCTCATACAGATGATTCGCAAAATGATTGACCAAAATTTTATGCGAGAGGAGCACGGAACGCTTTGGACGGTGATAAATGAGCCGGGAGATGTGATGAAGGCAATAAAGAATAGTAGAAAATGGCCAGATGATCCGATGAAAATAGCGACTTTTTAA
- a CDS encoding YccF domain-containing protein produces MNFLGNLIWLIFGGFMIALEYLVASVILMITIVGIPFGLQTLKLASLAFWPFGREAVPAQRSNGCLYVLMNVIWILVGGIWIALSHVFWGLVLFITIIGIPFGKQHFKLASVALTPFGRDVRYKH; encoded by the coding sequence ATGAACTTTCTAGGTAATTTAATCTGGTTGATATTCGGTGGGTTTATGATTGCGTTGGAATATCTGGTGGCCAGTGTAATATTAATGATCACTATTGTTGGTATTCCCTTTGGTCTGCAAACGCTCAAGCTCGCAAGTCTGGCTTTTTGGCCCTTTGGTCGGGAAGCGGTTCCTGCACAGCGCTCCAATGGATGTCTGTATGTATTGATGAATGTGATTTGGATATTGGTCGGAGGCATTTGGATAGCGCTTTCGCATGTTTTCTGGGGATTGGTTCTCTTTATAACTATTATAGGAATACCGTTTGGGAAACAACATTTTAAGTTGGCCTCTGTTGCATTAACCCCTTTTGGAAGGGATGTAAGATATAAACACTAA
- a CDS encoding uroporphyrinogen-III synthase, which translates to MKIKRILVSQPKPQTEKSPYFELADKNNVKIDFRPFIQVESVPTKEFRAQKVSLLDHSAVIFTSRTAIDNYFRVAEEMRITVPDSMKYFCISEATAYYLQKYIVYRKRKIFHSTGKFQDLIEVIKKHKDETYLVPLSDIHKQEIPDLLDKNKINYSKAILYRTVSSDLSDLKDINYDILVFFSPSGIASLLQNFPGWDQKETKIASFGPATAKAVKEAGYRLDIQAPMPQAPSMTMALDQFIKKYNKAQK; encoded by the coding sequence TTGAAAATAAAAAGAATACTGGTTTCCCAGCCAAAACCTCAAACAGAAAAGTCTCCTTACTTTGAATTGGCAGATAAAAACAATGTAAAAATTGATTTTCGTCCTTTTATTCAGGTAGAGAGTGTACCTACTAAAGAGTTCCGCGCACAAAAGGTAAGTTTACTTGATCACAGTGCGGTAATCTTTACCAGTAGAACTGCTATCGACAACTACTTTAGAGTTGCTGAAGAGATGAGAATCACTGTTCCTGACTCTATGAAGTATTTTTGTATTTCCGAGGCGACTGCCTATTATTTGCAAAAGTATATCGTTTATCGTAAAAGAAAGATTTTTCATTCTACCGGTAAGTTCCAGGATTTGATCGAGGTGATAAAGAAGCACAAGGATGAAACTTACTTGGTCCCTCTTTCTGATATTCATAAACAGGAGATACCTGATTTATTGGATAAAAATAAAATTAATTATTCCAAAGCTATTCTTTACCGGACAGTGAGTAGTGATTTGAGTGACTTAAAGGACATCAACTACGATATCTTGGTATTTTTTAGTCCTTCAGGTATAGCGAGTCTACTTCAAAATTTCCCAGGATGGGATCAAAAGGAAACTAAAATTGCTTCCTTTGGTCCAGCTACGGCTAAGGCCGTCAAAGAAGCAGGCTATAGATTGGATATTCAGGCACCTATGCCTCAGGCACCATCTATGACCATGGCTTTAGATCAGTTTATTAAAAAATATAATAAAGCCCAAAAGTAA